From Streptomyces sp. NBC_00775, one genomic window encodes:
- a CDS encoding acyl-CoA dehydrogenase family protein encodes MDARFTAEQDEIRRTLRELLLKRCGPEEVRAAVRTPAGYDGGLWKALAGQLGLPGLALPEAYGGVGCSVTELALACEESGRALAPSPLLSTAVLAAPLVLALGSASQRAGLLPRLASGELTAALAVPGAGLATALGLVGDNRGDWAGGGRAGGVQARRVDGVWRLYGQAAQVLDGHSAGLLVVAAHTGGFARSRTLLFLVREGAGGLVRVRQTSLDETRPQARIELRDVKAELLGEGDPDDLDAPDVPGALAAVGDTAAAVLATEAVGAADRALERTVEYVRQREQFGRAIGSFQAVKHRLADVYVAVQAARSAAYYAAWATAHGENVGALALAQALEALRTASSEGIQLHGGIGFTWEHEAHLYFKRASGDELLFGPVHRLRGYAADAARLFDGGEVTV; translated from the coding sequence ATGGACGCCCGTTTCACCGCCGAACAGGACGAGATCCGCCGTACCCTCCGGGAACTCCTCCTCAAACGCTGCGGTCCGGAGGAGGTGCGGGCCGCCGTGCGGACCCCCGCCGGGTACGACGGCGGTCTCTGGAAGGCGCTCGCGGGGCAGCTCGGGCTGCCCGGGCTCGCCCTTCCCGAGGCGTACGGCGGTGTCGGCTGCTCGGTGACCGAACTCGCCCTCGCCTGCGAGGAGTCGGGGCGCGCCCTCGCTCCCTCGCCGCTGCTGTCCACGGCCGTGCTCGCCGCCCCGCTGGTCCTGGCCCTCGGCAGCGCATCCCAGCGTGCCGGACTGCTGCCGCGCCTCGCCTCGGGCGAGCTGACCGCCGCGCTGGCCGTACCGGGGGCCGGGCTGGCCACCGCGCTCGGCCTGGTCGGCGACAACCGGGGGGACTGGGCGGGCGGCGGGCGCGCCGGGGGCGTACAGGCGCGGCGGGTCGACGGTGTGTGGCGCCTCTATGGGCAGGCGGCACAGGTGCTCGACGGACATAGTGCGGGGCTGCTTGTGGTGGCCGCGCACACAGGGGGATTCGCTCGGTCACGGACGTTGCTGTTCCTGGTGCGGGAGGGTGCCGGGGGGCTCGTACGGGTGCGGCAGACGTCGTTGGACGAGACACGGCCGCAGGCCCGGATCGAACTGCGGGACGTGAAAGCCGAGTTGCTCGGCGAGGGCGACCCCGACGACCTCGACGCGCCCGACGTTCCCGGTGCGCTCGCCGCCGTCGGGGACACCGCCGCCGCCGTGCTCGCCACGGAGGCCGTGGGCGCCGCCGACCGTGCGCTGGAGCGGACCGTCGAGTACGTACGCCAACGCGAGCAGTTCGGGCGGGCGATCGGGTCTTTCCAGGCGGTGAAGCACCGGCTGGCCGATGTGTACGTGGCGGTGCAGGCGGCGCGCTCGGCGGCGTACTACGCGGCCTGGGCGACCGCGCACGGAGAGAACGTCGGCGCACTGGCGCTCGCCCAGGCGCTGGAGGCGCTTCGCACCGCCTCCTCCGAAGGCATCCAGCTGCACGGCGGCATCGGCTTCACCTGGGAGCATGAGGCCCATCTGTACTTCAAGCGCGCGTCCGGCGACGAACTGCTCTTCGGGCCGGTCCACCGGCTGCGCGGGTACGCCGCCGACGCCGCGCGTCTCTTCGACGGCGGCGAGGTGACGGTCTGA
- a CDS encoding LysE family translocator translates to MNAGLVTAFLALDLLLVCVPGADWAYAISAGLRDRSVLPAVSGLVAGYAVHTLLAVAGLAVLVAGSPELLTALTVAGAAYLVWLGWGVLRRPATPGASADTAAASPVRTFLRGAAISGLNPKGLLLYLSVLPQFLRPAAGAPVAAQTAVLGAVHMVNCAAVYLTVGVLARAVLRARPAAARAVARTSGAAMLGIGGFLLVERLATL, encoded by the coding sequence ATGAACGCGGGGCTGGTCACGGCCTTCCTCGCCTTGGATCTGCTGCTGGTGTGCGTACCGGGCGCCGACTGGGCGTACGCGATCTCCGCGGGGCTGCGGGACCGCTCCGTGCTCCCGGCGGTCTCGGGACTCGTCGCCGGGTACGCGGTCCACACCCTGCTCGCGGTGGCCGGGCTCGCGGTGCTGGTGGCGGGGTCACCGGAACTGCTCACCGCGCTGACGGTGGCGGGGGCGGCGTATCTGGTGTGGCTGGGGTGGGGCGTGCTGCGCAGGCCCGCGACACCGGGGGCGTCCGCCGACACCGCCGCGGCCTCACCCGTACGCACGTTCCTGCGCGGCGCCGCCATCAGCGGCCTCAACCCGAAGGGCCTCCTGCTCTACCTCTCCGTACTGCCGCAGTTCCTCAGGCCGGCGGCCGGGGCCCCGGTGGCCGCGCAGACCGCCGTGCTCGGCGCGGTCCACATGGTCAACTGCGCCGCCGTCTACCTCACCGTCGGTGTGCTGGCCCGCGCCGTGCTGCGGGCCAGGCCGGCGGCGGCCCGCGCGGTGGCCCGCACCTCCGGCGCGGCGATGCTCGGCATCGGCGGGTTCCTGCTGGTGGAACGGCTCGCCACGCTCTAG
- a CDS encoding nitroreductase family deazaflavin-dependent oxidoreductase: MAPGVRLVQKVSSTRTFAKIAPHLIPALDRAVHRLTRGKVLLSAQMLPGVILTARGAKSGLERRTPLACMPEGTGAGGAGGPSGWILIGSNFGRTDHPAWTANLLAHPDVEISWKGEDIAVTAHLLQGEERDAAWKAVLAFWPPYATYQARIDREIRLFRIVRR, translated from the coding sequence ATGGCCCCCGGAGTCCGACTGGTGCAGAAGGTGTCCTCGACCCGGACCTTCGCGAAGATCGCGCCGCATCTGATCCCCGCCCTGGACCGGGCCGTACACCGGCTCACACGCGGAAAGGTGCTGCTCAGCGCACAGATGCTGCCGGGTGTCATCCTCACCGCGCGGGGCGCGAAGAGCGGCCTGGAACGGCGGACACCGCTGGCTTGCATGCCCGAGGGCACCGGTGCGGGCGGTGCGGGTGGTCCGTCCGGCTGGATCCTCATCGGCTCCAACTTCGGGCGTACGGATCATCCGGCGTGGACGGCCAATCTCCTCGCTCATCCGGACGTCGAGATCAGCTGGAAGGGCGAGGACATCGCCGTCACCGCTCATCTGCTTCAGGGGGAGGAGCGGGACGCGGCGTGGAAGGCGGTGCTGGCGTTCTGGCCGCCGTACGCCACGTATCAGGCGCGGATCGACCGGGAGATCCGGCTGTTCCGGATCGTACGGCGCTGA